A genomic stretch from Poecilia reticulata strain Guanapo linkage group LG20, Guppy_female_1.0+MT, whole genome shotgun sequence includes:
- the LOC103482430 gene encoding heavy metal-binding protein HIP-like isoform X2, translating to MRGSAVFHILLLCQCCTWAHSEADNDAAQTLDQGLQAEIQGVETNQAENTKQINNTVDLWAELKELRDMTIELKTDLKHYLSRIEKLEEEKLDLEVRISSAEKEMEEIKSENADQPKVAFSLGLTNAGRLGPYNTDITLRFSKIFKNYGQAYNPDTGVFTAPVRGAYYFRFTFCEVNNAHWMGIHLYHNSKIIMTNYDRSNTYYETMSNGVILELERGDVVYMVLQAPYTVYDDHRNYSTFTGFLLFQL from the exons ATGAGGGGATCTGccgtttttcacattttgctccTCTGTCAGTGTTGCACTTGGGCTCACAGCGAGGCGGACAATGACGCTGCTCAAACTCTGGATCAAGGTCTTCAGGCTGAGATTCAAGGTGTTGAAACAAATCAGGCCGAGAACACCAAACAGATCAACAACACCGTGGACCTATGGGCTGAGCTGAAGGAGCTCAGAGACATGACCATTGAACTGAAGACTGACCTGAAGCATTACCTGAGCAGGATTGAGaagctggaggaagaaaaattaG ACCTTGAAGTCAGAATAAGCTCCGCCgagaaggagatggaggaaatCAAGAGCGAGAATGCAG ATCAACCAAAGGTGGCGTTCTCACTTGGCCTCACAAATGCAGGACGCCTTGGACCCTATAATACTGACATCACACTGAGGtttagcaaaatatttaaaaactatggTCAAGCCTACAACCCAGACACAG GCGTCTTCACTGCCCCAGTCAGAGGAGCATATTATTTCAGATTCACCTTCTGTGAGGTCAACAATGCTCACTGGATGGGTATTCATTTGTATCATAACAGCAAGATAATCATGACTAATTATGACAGAAGTAACACCTACTATGAAACCATGTCTAACGGAGTGATACTCGAGCTGGAACGAGGCGATGTGGTTTACATGGTCCTTCAGGCACCCTACACTGTATATGATGACCACAGAAATTACAGCACCTTCACTGGATTTCTTCTTTTCCAGTTGTAA
- the LOC103482430 gene encoding uncharacterized protein LOC103482430 isoform X1, with protein sequence MRGSAVFHILLLCQCCTWAHSEADNDAAQTLDQGLQAEIQGVETNQAENTKQINNTVDLWAELKELRDMTIELKTDLKHYLSRIEKLEEEKLDLEVRISSAEKEMEEIKSENADQPKVAFSLGLTNAGRLGPYNTDITLRFSKIFKNYGQAYNPDTGNNPSNLKWQFWYERHPGQSCLVFLVFTAKMMPLFIGCTCIKELENMLELQLNCCLRTPYLKLPLVPMHTNRIKQSSEKLSYLFLFFVGVFTAPVRGAYYFRFTFCEVNNAHWMGIHLYHNSKIIMTNYDRSNTYYETMSNGVILELERGDVVYMVLQAPYTVYDDHRNYSTFTGFLLFQL encoded by the exons ATGAGGGGATCTGccgtttttcacattttgctccTCTGTCAGTGTTGCACTTGGGCTCACAGCGAGGCGGACAATGACGCTGCTCAAACTCTGGATCAAGGTCTTCAGGCTGAGATTCAAGGTGTTGAAACAAATCAGGCCGAGAACACCAAACAGATCAACAACACCGTGGACCTATGGGCTGAGCTGAAGGAGCTCAGAGACATGACCATTGAACTGAAGACTGACCTGAAGCATTACCTGAGCAGGATTGAGaagctggaggaagaaaaattaG ACCTTGAAGTCAGAATAAGCTCCGCCgagaaggagatggaggaaatCAAGAGCGAGAATGCAG ATCAACCAAAGGTGGCGTTCTCACTTGGCCTCACAAATGCAGGACGCCTTGGACCCTATAATACTGACATCACACTGAGGtttagcaaaatatttaaaaactatggTCAAGCCTACAACCCAGACACAGGTAATAACCCGTCTAACTTAAAGTGGCAGTTTTGGTATGAGCGGCACCCTGGCCAGTCCTGCCTAGTTTTCCTGGTTTTTACGGCAAAGATGATGCCACTTTTCATTGGTTGCACATGCATAAAAGAACTAGAGAACATGCTGGAGTTACAACTAAACTGTTGCTTGCGCACCCCATATTTAAAACTGCCACTGGTACCaatgcacacaaacagaatTAAACAGAGTTCTGAAAAGCTTTcatatttgtttctcttttttgtagGCGTCTTCACTGCCCCAGTCAGAGGAGCATATTATTTCAGATTCACCTTCTGTGAGGTCAACAATGCTCACTGGATGGGTATTCATTTGTATCATAACAGCAAGATAATCATGACTAATTATGACAGAAGTAACACCTACTATGAAACCATGTCTAACGGAGTGATACTCGAGCTGGAACGAGGCGATGTGGTTTACATGGTCCTTCAGGCACCCTACACTGTATATGATGACCACAGAAATTACAGCACCTTCACTGGATTTCTTCTTTTCCAGTTGTAA
- the pkd1l1 gene encoding polycystic kidney disease 1 like 1, with protein sequence MRNDAPASSFDPRLSGGSVSMRPSVRSGADMAAALLRALILALRFALASSSSPPGQEVPLCFVPCANTGSVQAFTPTGVGDLDPGSCSAHCLRDGCQFAALSSETCCCGNQLHTLLVSVCFISSLREGTIDVIEGSEKQSPIYYVPLGNVGSGHEGSESQSEGPLFLYMSLSACPEGEQAGRTLGVKVSGKLAGCWKQTAGSSRKPVEVETVTQQADMSEGREVLLCWGLTHKQREKILEDVEKANSSSADCLKNTLVVVCLFISDRSQDVSDNKMAAGDISDDNELLKLTVEAESNHSSDNPRDGICTEKHCYRELLFDLAKGVASNLTCLVSCSISGKSDATVSLLVNAKVKHRGSSCTAGAEAAAVLLFTRSGPVANQLRAENRVYFQSKSVIMCVKGKRKSEAKDITTEQPPAQSEKKDVRIYAERQVYPTNKDIIFLVVTDIPDPVEFLWDFGDSRGARTGLRTITKRYHNPGRYNVVAAASWGQMSVTSGVFPVEIQRVVKLSRLVHQASVLRNRTLTVTCRVNAGTNLTFVWSFGDGTTRPGLSTTRHVFHRLGEFTVKVIASNLISSASLSSYVFVVDRPCRPPPVKNMGPLKRQFQRHEVIHLGVTFESDVECDISEGLRYSWTLLGSGGQIINLPHTDTQRQSLILQSHLLQYDTFMAIARVQVIGSVVYSNYTVAFQVKPSPPVAFIQGGTNVFIGKTSSNVVTLDGQKSYDPDFPKNPLSYTWACKPVSTITSSCFDQDILTSSPVLKFPPSLLKPKFDQFQFTLTVLSGERSASSEAFLTVTSHLTGKVSVFCHQCQGDHVNWDRSFSIRALCEDCSIHSELIQYTWSLYLVNASSKPITEVPFCYTVDVSSPSAILEDPSTSTLTPEMSKESRDQPDQSVALFAPLLDLSRSGSSHTSVLDQDTGRPWSREIQSESSADLRYAFPLMEADDVAHQLVSSETGSGDYDAPYPSVEEGDSGVSAGRSYGTDTERFSPIDNSESDLMPLQNEGSNLVDPKPSVAIQEPTLLDFHRDAVEKGLFESYTYTGISSTLLIFRPFSLKPRSIYMLQVTAKSQNNWIGQTQLFLKTSPVPEGVRCQVRPVEGMELHTPFSIFCTSGREDLEYKYSYSIGDRPARTMYQGRDFLYYFSLPSGDPRDDHEVKIYIEIRSSSSGSATKPCPVAVRVRPSFIGNDSSSSPFHRDPALKLSESLRILSTLVSLGNPVEIRNYVSLLTSVLNKLGQDAEANTHSQRHTRNVLIRTLCDFKGSDEKSVADSIIILNELLQVTNQVTLTSVRHVATFVGSVSERLPEFSANRESLINSVSYCLQVVTSCSCTSKAADRFNRTRVLEPGSPTAQNAKDSENASDSCAQESPAGPHLQHGGAAAANRRGQLVEEILQTAADLMLRDVLPHEAKQHRVTTGPVDLLASSQNRTSVIVRSGFTTVRMPAALIQSAFGLQAGRARLSEQQSCVFRVLTQLDRNLCSRDAQLETGGDFTLTSFPQLTGPVVDFSLFKCNRRKIQIHSLPQPVDTEIQLPQRNESSTGRYVLLRNQISYHNFSISQQLLQQAIQITVAFTPLPSKPFPVMLLFRMFERPTPSMHHLKRIHQWEQNTIRVTLPPSCLSAAGVAHMALLDAEFARLHRSRLQSEQISYSVTADSSLCLSWDGQQGAWTHRGCRTRQSDASSAVNCSCYQLRPLTVYQQQIQISQVTGDLDPFLSASSDPVVLSILAVLLVLYILGLVWSQRADVLSKENQRLYFLPDNNPADPYHYAVCIHTGLCSAARMTAKVYMVLHGEDGVSQTKELQVPGCTLFRRNTKDTFILSAADSLGPVRGVHVWHDNSGDSPDWYLKQVAVTEVSRGPAAERSWLFDGELWLSVNEGDGRVERKLRVSSGEMHPVKMLFLRFFDYLADFHMWLCVYSCPSPSSHTHTQRLSVCLLLLSGYACANTVIISHADDQLPFEVGVVDVSAVSVTTGLQSVMVVLPVAALISFLFRLTGNTQSGSGIQRAKREKTPQDDFQETFSADDSELDRHLSWDGSWRWKQEALKKKYQDSDVNSISSIRESKSTDEESAIQTRSDDRLQKLLLTSKGRAERPEQERCRRRNAEQQKKPRTPSFWCRSLAWTLCALLSLSCLVVTVENGMRFSSSQVVLWIHSLCVSLLGCMFFIQPALIFGVTLTVCFWYKEAENCHCFFSKKDPDEPEQFIKADLCEKTSSSVEKLLRARHLRLARPPALAELKKTCGKRRREAVIQETLRNFSSCTIMLLLMVCIIISGSSVKEHQNLNKAVKRHFIRHNFTSSSIKTHEGWWEWSQSSLLHYLYQNSSAKPEQPHVVIGEPVIQKTEGSSIFQNPVLTNPLTEKAAAVSLGRTKSEAASKLKTLKSSSWMNRGTVALKVQFTLYSPAPHLFSSVSLSSEQSPDGVLLHSVKVQSVRVLHTPEPWDYVAMVSKLLFLFLILLQSYNQVLIVAQQGLMGCRRRPWMWLDVSLLPVTLICYSCLIYRSTMIMEVVSLLQTQRRGRVDVSAAASWEQNIRTLWGVVFFLLTIKCVTLLGMNRTLSSSAAVLSQTLSSLFWPVVSSLILLLALSCSGHLLHAGSCWPFSPVPRSLLALLRRYRGLEVKNNPLRSGQDFSHWAVLFLTNAAVRTAMVIGVISLLVKMARRPQSRNITFTTGELLSYLRMKVSEFTGRQKRARMDDHDKRRTRVLEELESSIDELLFRLDVLSNSMDQTHRYREGDSPVLPAPPQSSNMDTQEYLKSQIVVKTQKTQEPHEETTPPAARLFRSKVETETPKISEGTSETLKIQNWMASPESTSSETLWSEDICEKQPELQAGTNHSCWFSGTHYKLVEVLVHKELESGEPGEP encoded by the exons GCTCCAGCCGAAAACCCGTTGAGGTCGAGACTGTCACCCAGCAGGCAGATATGAGTGAAGGCAGGGAAGTTCTTCTCTGCTGGGGTTTAACAcataaacagagagagaaaatactGGAGGATGTGGAGAAAGCTAATTCTTCAAGCGCAGACTGTCTGAAAAACACTTTG GTAGTTGTGTGTCTTTTCATCTCCGACCGCAGCCAGGATGTGTCTGACAATAAGATGGCAGCAGGTGATATTTCTGACGACAATGAACTCTTGAAGCTGACAGTGGAAGCAGAATCCAACCACAGTTCTGATAATCCCAGAGACGGTATCTGCACAGAGAAGCACTGTTACCGCGAGCTGCTGTTTGACCTCGCCAAGGGGGTCGCGTCAAACCTAACGTGTCTGGTTTCATGTAGCATTTCAGGAAAGTCAGACGCGACCGTCTCTCTGCTGGTTAATGCAAAGGTAAAGCACAGAGGCAGCAGCTGCACCGCAGGGGCCGAGGCAGCAGCGGTTTTGCTTTTCACCCGCAGCGGGCCCGTTGCGAATCAGCTGCGAGCTGAGAATCGAGTCTATTTTCAGAGCAAAAGTGTGATAATGTGTGTCAAGGGGAAAAGGAAGTCAGAAGCTAAAGATATTACAACAGAGCAACCACCAGCTCAGAGTGAGAAGAAGG ATGTCAGGATTTATGCAGAACGGCAAGTGTATCCcacaaataaagacataatCTTCCTGGTTGTCACTGACATACCGGATCCTGTAGAATTCCTCTGGGACTTTGGAGATTCCAGAGGAGCCAGAACCGGATTAAGGACCATCACAAAAAGATACCATAACCCTGGACG TTACAATGTGGTAGCGGCTGCATCTTGGGGTCAAATGTCGGTCACATCAGGCGTGTTTCCCGTTGAGATCCAGAGAGTTGTGAAGCTCAGCAGGCTGGTCCACCAGGCCTCGGTCTTAAGGAATCGGACTCTCACAGTAACATGCAGAGTCAATGCCGGGACCAACCTCACCTTCGTCTGGAGCTTCGGAGATGGAACAACCAGGCCCGGGCTGAGCACAACACGTCACGTCTTCCACAG GTTGGGAGAGTTTACGGTCAAAGTGATCGCGTCCAATCTCATCAGTTCTGCGTCTTTGAGCAGCTACGTCTTCGTCGTGGACCGGCCGTGTCGGCCTCCACCTGTCAAAAACATGGGTCCGCTCAAACGTCAG TTTCAGAGACATGAAGTCATCCATCTGGGTGTGACGTTTGAGTCAGATGTGGAGTGCGACATATCAGAGGGCCTTCGCTACTCCTGGACTTTACTTGGTTCTGGAGGCCAGATTATTAATTTGCCTCATACAGACACACAAAGACAAAGCCTGATTCTACAGAGCCATCTCCTGCAGTATGACACCTTCATGGCCATAGCAAGA GTTCAAGTTATTGGCAGTGTGGTGTACAGCAACTACACTGTGGCTTTCCAAGTGAAGCCAAGCCCTCCGGTGGCGTTCATCCAGGGTGGCACCAACGTCTTTATTGGCAAAACAAGCAGCAATGTGGTCACCCTGGACGGACAGAAATCCTACGATCCAGACTTCCCTAAGAACCCTCTCAG TTACACTTGGGCATGCAAACCAGTTTCGACCATCACCAGCTCCTGTTTTGACCAGGACATTCTCACTTCATCCCCTGTGCTGAAATTCCCTCCCAGTCTGCTGAAGCCCAAGTTTGACCAGTTCCAGTTCACGTTGACAGTTCTCAGCGGAGAGCGTTCGGCTTCATCCGAGGCTTTCCTCACAGTCACATCACACCTCACCGG GAAGGTCTCAGTTTTCTGCCATCAGTGCCAGGGAGATCACGTGAACTGGGATCGGTCTTTTTCCATCCGTGCACTTTGTGAGGACTGCAGCATTCACAGTGAACTCATTCAGTACACATGGAGTCTTTACCTGGTCAACGCGTCGTCCAAACCCATCACAGAGG TCCCGTTTTGTTACACAGTAGATGTCAGCTCCCCTTCAGCGATCCTGGAGGATCCCAGCACATCCACCCTGACTCCTGAGATGTCAAAGGAAAGCAGAGACCAACCAGATCAATCTG TTGCCCTGTTTGCTCCCCTTTTAGATTTGTCAAGGTCTGGGTCGTCCCATACTTCTGTCCTTGACCAGGACACTGGACGGCCTTGGTCTAGAGAAATCCAAAGTGAGTCCTCTGCTGACTTGAGATATGCTTTTCCTTTAATGGAGGCCGATGATGTAGCGCATCAACTAG tcagttcAGAAACAGGTTCTGGTGATTATGATGCTCCGTATCCAAGTGTGGAGGAAGGAGATTCAGGGGTGTCAGCAGGAAGATCTTACG GTACAGATACCGAGAGATTCAGTCCAATTGATAACTCGGAGTCtgatctgatgccactccagaACGAGGGAAGTAACCTGGTGGATCCCAAACCTTCTGTAGCGATTCAGGAGCCAACTTTGCTTGACTTCCACCGAGATGCAGTAGAAAAAGGCCTATTTGAGTCCTACACTTACACAG GGATTTCCTCCACTTTGCTGATTTTCAGGCCCTTCAGCCTGAAGCCAAGAAGCATTTACATGTTGCAGGTCACTGCCA agTCTCAAAATAATTGGATCGGTCAGACTCAGCTGTTCCTAAAAACAAGCCCGGTCCCAGAAGGTGTGAGGTGCCAGGTTCGGCCCGTTGAAGGGATGGAGCTACATACTCCCTTCAGCATCTTCTGCACCTCAGGACGGGAG GACTTAGAGTACAAGTACAGCTACAGTATAGGAGACAGACCCGCCAGGACAATGTACCAGGGAAGAGACTTCCTGTACTACTTCAGCCTGCCCTCTGGTGACCCCAGAGATGACCATGAAG TAAAAATCTACATTGAAatcagaagcagcagctctggatCAGCCACCAAACCATGTCCTGTCGCCGTCCGAGTCAGACCAAGCTTCATCGGAAACGACTCGTCCTCTTCACCGTTTCACCGTGATCCTGCTCTGAAGCT CTCAGAGAGTCTGAGGATCTTGTCCACGTTAGTAAGTCTTGGGAATCCCGTTGAGATCCGTAACTACGTCAGCCTCCTGACCAGCGTCCTGAACAAACTGGGCCAGGATGCTGAGgccaacacacactcacagagaCACACTCGCAATGTGCTCATTCGCACTTTATGCGATTTCAAGGGGAGTGATGAG AAATCAGTCGCTGACAGCATCATTATTCTCAATGAGCTTCTACAAGTTACGAATCAG GTGACATTAACGAGCGTCAGGCATGTAGCGACATTCGTCGGGTCTGTTTCAGAGAGACTTCCTGAGTTTAGTGCTAACCGGGAGAGCCTGATCAACTCTGTGTCATACTGCCTCCAGGTGGTCACAAGTTGTAGCTGCACATCTAAAGCGGCAGACCGTTTTAACAGAACCCGCGTTTTAGAGCCAGGATCACCCACAGCGCAAAACGCAAAGGATTCTGAAAATGCATCTGATAGCTGCGCACAGGAGTCGCCCGCTGGCCCTCACCTCCAACACGGAGGAGCGGCTGCAGCAAACCGGCGGGGGCAGCTTGTGGAGGAGATTCTCCAGACTGCAGCAGACTTGATGCTG AGGGATGTTTTGCCCCACGAGGCCAAGCAGCACAGAGTTACCACCGGCCCCGTCGACCTTCTCGCTTCATCCCAAAACCGAACCTCTGTGATCGTCCGGAGCGGCTTCACCACCGTCCGCATGCCCGCTGCTCTGATCCAGAGCGCGTTCGGGCTCCAAGCTGGAAGGGCTCGACTCAGCGAGCAGCAATCCTGCGTCTTCAGAGTGCTGACTCAGCTCGACCGCAACCTTTGCTCCCGAGACGCACAACTTGAAACAGGGGGAGATTTTACTCTCACCTCCTTTCCCCAGCTGACCGGGCCGGTGGTGGATTTCAGTCTGTTTAAGTGCAACAGGAGAAAAATCCAGATTCACTCACTCCCTCAGCCAGTCGACACTGAAATCCAACTTCCGCAAAGAAAT GAGAGCTCTACCGGTCGGTACGTCCTCCTTCGTAACCAGATCAGCTACCACAACTTCAGCATCagccagcagctcctgcagcaggCCATCCAGATCACTGTGGCCTTCACACCGCTGCCCAGCAAGCCTTTTCCCGTCATGCTTCTCTTCAG GATGTTTGAGAGGCCaactcccagcatgcaccacctGAAAAGGATTCACCAGTGGGAGCAAAACACCATACGTGTAACTCTGCCGCCTTCCTGTCTCAGTG CTGCGGGCGTTGCCCACATGGCGCTGCTGGACGCCGAGTTTGCAAGATTACACAGAAGCAGGCTGCAAAGCGAACAGATAAGCTACAGCGTGACAGCGGACAGCAGTCTGTGTTTGTCCTGGGACGGACAGCAGGGGGCCTGGACGCACCGCGGCTGCAGGACCCGCCAATCGGACGCGTCTTCTGCGGTGAACTGCAG TTGCTACCAGCTGAGGCCACTGACTGTGTATCAGCAGCAGATTCAGATTAGCCAGGTCACAGGGGATCTGGATCCCTTCCTCAG TGCATCCAGTGATCCAGTTGTGCTCAGTATTCTGGCCGTCCTGCTGGTCCTGTACATCCTGGGGCTGGTCTGGTCTCAGAGAGCCGATGTTTTGTCCAAGGAGAATCAGAGGCTCTACTTTCTTCCTGACAACAATCCGGCAGATCCGTACCACTACGCCGTTTGCATTCACACTGGTCTCTGCTCTGCGGCCCGTATGACTGCAAAA GTTTACATGGTGCTGCATGGTGAAGATGGCGTCTCACAAACAAAAGAACTTCAAGTCCCAGGGTGCACTCTGTTtagaagaaacacaaaagacaCCTTCATCCTAAG TGCGGCCGACAGCCTGGGCCCAGTGCGGGGGGTTCACGTCTGGCACGACAACTCTGGTGATTCCCCCGATTGGTACCTCAAACAAGTGGCGGTGACAGAG GTGAGCAGAGGGCCAGCGGCGGAGCGCTCATGGCTGTTTGACGGCGAACTCTGGTTGTCTGTGAACGAGGGCGACGGTCGGGTGGAGAGGAAGCTGCGCGTCTCCTCTGGGGAAATGCATCCGGTTAAG ATGCTGTTTCTCAGGTTCTTTGACTACTTGGCTGACTTCCACATGTGGCTTTGTGTGTACAGCTGCCCCAGTcccagctcacacacacacactcagagacTTAGTGTTTGCCTGCTTCTCCTGTCGGGGTATGCGTGTGCCAACACTGTCATCATATCGCACGCAGACGATCAG CTGCCATTTGAGGTGGGCGTCGTCGATGTGTCTGCTGTTTCTGTCACAACCGGTCTTCAAAGTGTGATGGTTGTGTTGCCTGTAGCAGCACTGATATCTTTCCTGTTTCGACTGACTGGGAACACTCAGTCGGGATCGGGAATTCAACGTGCAAAACGCGAAAAAACTCCACAGGATGATTTTCAGG AAACCTTTTCAGCAGACGACAGTGAGTTGGATCGTCATCTGTCTTGGGACGGCAGCTGGAGGTGGAAACAGGAGGCCCTGAAGAAAAAATACCAG GATTCAGACGTCAACTCAATTTCCTCCATTCGTGAAAGTAAAAGCACGGATGAAGAGTCTGCAATCCAGACAAGAAGTGACGATCGGCTGCAGAAACTGCTGCTGACTTCTAAAGGAAGAGCTGAAAGACCTGAGCAGGAACGGTGTAGAAGAAGAAAtgcagagcaacaaaaaaagccgAGGACACCGTCGTTCTGGTGTCGCTCTCTGGCCTGGACGCTGTGTGCGCTGTTGTCTCTCTCCTGCTTGGTGGTCACAGTTGAAAATGGAATGAG ATTCAGCAGCAGCCAGGTTGTGCTTTGGATACACTCTCTTTGCGTTTCTCTTTTGGGCTGTATGTTCTTCATCCAACCAGCTCTG ATATTTGGCGTGACATTGACTGTCTGCTTTTGGTACAAGGAAGCAGAAAATTGCCAttgttttttcagcaagaaaGATCCTGATGAACCAGAACAGTTCATAAAGGCTGATCTCTGTGAGAAGACTTCCTCGTCTGTGGAAAAG ctgctcaggGCTCGCCACCTGCGTCTCGCTCGCCCGCCGGCTCTTGCGGAGCTGAAGAAAACTTGtggaaagaggaggagagaggctGTAATTCAGGAAACGCTCag GAATTTCTCTTCCTGCACCATTATGCTTCTCCTGATGGTTTGCATTATAATCTCTGGCAGCTCAGTGAAAGAACATCAAAATCTCAACAAGGCCGTAAAGAGACACTTTATAAG ACACAATTTTACGTCTAGCTCCATAAAAACACACGAGGGTTGGTGGGAGTGGTCGCAGTCGAGTCTGCTCCACTACCTGTACCAGAATTCATCAGCAAAACCCGAG CAGCCACACGTTGTCATTGGAGAGCCCGTAATACAGAAGACGGAAGGCTCCAGCATATTTCAG AATCCTGTGCTGACAAATCCACTGACAGAGAAAGCTGCTGCAGTCAGTTTAGGCCGCACAAA GTCTGAAGCTGCATCAAAACTCAAGACTTTGAAGTCGAGCAGCTGGATGAACCGAGGGACGGTGGCCCTGAAGGTTCAGTTCACCTTGTACAGCCCTGCGCCTCACTTGTTTAGCAGTGTGAGTCTGAGCTCTGAGCAGAGCCCTGATGGTGTACTGCTGCACTCCGTCAAAGTCCAGTCAGTGAGGGTGTTACACACCCCGGAGCCGTGGGACTACGTTGCCATGGTTTCCAAG ctgctcttcctgtttttgattCTACTGCAATCCTACAATCAAGTGCTCATTGTTGCACAGCAAGGGCTGATGGGATGCAGGAGAAGACCTTGGATGTGGCTGGAT GTCAGTCTGCTGCCAGTGACTCTAATCTGTTATTCCTGTTTGATCTATCGCTCCACCATGATCATGGAAGTTGTGAGTTTGCTGCAGACTCAACGCAGAGGACGTGTTGATGTTAGCGCTGCGGCTAGCTGGGAACAG AATATTCGGACGCTGTGGGGGGTTGTCTTCTTCCTCCTGACCATAAAGTGTGTGACTCTGCTTGGAATGAACAGAACATTAAGTTCTTCAGCTGCAGTTCTTTCACAGACACTCTCCAGTCTCTTTTGGCCTgtg GTTTCCAGCCTGATCCTGCTGCTGGCGCTGTCCTGTTCGGGTCACCTGCTACATGCAGGAAGCTGCTGGCCTTTCAGCCCGGTTCCTCGCTCCCTGCTGGCTCTGCTCCGTCGCTACCGAGGACTCGAGGTCAAAAATAACCCCCTCCGCTCAGGACAGGATTTCTCTCACTGGGCCGTTCTGTTTCTGACAAATGCTGCTGTGCGGACGGCGATG GTAATTGGGGTGATATCCTTATTGGTGAAAATGGCGAGAAGACCTCAGAGCAGGAACATTACTTTTACCACAGGGGAACTACTAAGCTACTTAAGAATGAAGGTGTCTGAATTCACTGGACGGCAAAAACGAGCGAGGATGGATGATCATGATAAAAGAAGG ACTCGTGTTCTTGAGGAGTTGGAGAGCTCCATAGACGAACTGTTGTTCAGACTCGACGTCCTTTCCAACAGCATGGACCAAACCCACCGCTACAGAGAGGGGGACAGTCCTGTCCTCCCAGCCCCCCCACAGTCCTCCAACATGGACACACAG GAATATCTGAAGTCACAGATTGTggtgaaaacacagaaaacccaaGAGCCACATGAAGAAACAACCCCACCTGCAGCTCGCCTGTTCAG GTCCAAGGTTGAAACAGAAACCCCCAAAATATCAGAGGGTACAAGTGAGACGCTAAAAATTCAAAACTGGATGGCATCTCCAGAGTCGACCTCCTCCGAAACGCTTTGGTCAGAAGATATTTGTGAGAAACAACCTGAGCTGCAGGCTGGAACCAATCACAGCTGCTGGTTTTCTGGAACTCACTATAAGCTGGTGGAGGTTCTGGTCCACAAGGAGCTCGAATCAGGAGAACCAGGAGAACCATAA